From one Lolium rigidum isolate FL_2022 chromosome 4, APGP_CSIRO_Lrig_0.1, whole genome shotgun sequence genomic stretch:
- the LOC124706963 gene encoding jasmonoyl--L-amino acid synthetase GH3.5, whose amino-acid sequence MTICSCEETINEFEMLTRDAGRVQQDTLRKILEANADAEYLTRFGLDGRTDADSYKSCIPLCVHSDVEPFIQRVADGDSTPVLTGKPITSLSLSSGTTQGKPKFIPFSDELLEDTLQIFRTSYAFRNREYPIGKGKALQFVYGSKQVLTKGGILATTATTNLYRSQRFKEGMKDIQSQGCSPDEVIFGPDFHQSLYCHLLCGLIYSDEVHSVFSTFAHSIVHAFHTLEEVWEDLCADIRDGVLSKKVTAPSIREAVSKILRPNPELADSIYKKCVGLSNWYGVIPALWPKAKYVYGIMTGSMEPYLKKLRHYAGNLPLISADYGASEGWIGSNIDPTVPPEQATYAVLPHTGYFEFIPLEKPTGEETENSANVHYIESEPVGLTEVEVGKIYEVVLTNFAGLYRYRLGDLVKIASFHNSTPKLQFICRRSLVLSINIDKNTEKDLQLAVEEAAKLLEGEKLEIVDFTSYVEKSTDPSRYVVFWELSSEASDEVLSGCANALDLAFLDAGYMGSRKNKTIGPLELRILRKGTFKEILVHFLSLGGAVSQFKTPRFVNPSNGKLLQILNRNVTQSYFSTAYGL is encoded by the exons ATGACGATATGTAGCTGTGAAGAGACTATCAATGAGTTTGAGATGTTAACACGCGATGCTGGACGCGTGCAGCAAGATACACTGAGAAAGATCCTAGAGGCGAATGCAGATGCTGAATACCTCACACGCTTTGGCCTTGACGGAAGGACTGATGCCGATAGCTACAAATCTTGCATCCCGCTGTGTGTTCACAGCGATGTTGAGCCTTTCATCCAGAGGGTTGCTGACGGTGATAGCACACCTGTGCTCACTGGGAAGCCCATCACCTCCCTGTCACTCAG TTCTGGTACAACGCAGGGAAAGCCTAAGTTCATTCCATTTAGTGACGAGTTGCTTGAGGACACACTTCAAATATTCCGTACTTCTTATGCATTTAGGAACCG TGAATACCCTATCGGCAAAGGAAAAGCCTTGCAGTTTGTTTATGGCAGCAAGCAAGTCTTAACAAAAGGTGGCATCCTTGCTACAACTGCAACAACAAACCTGTACCGTAGTCAGCGCTTCAAGGAAGGGATGAAAGATATCCAGTCTCAGGGCTGTAGCCCTGACGAAGTAATCTTTGGTCCTGACTTCCACCAGTCCTTATATTGTCACTTGCTGTGTGGGTTGATATACTCAGATGAGGTCCATTCCGTGTTCTCGACATTCGCTCACAGCATAGTGCATGCATTTCATACGTTGGAGGAGGTTTGGGAGGACCTATGTGCTGATATAAGGGATGGTGTTCTTTCAAAAAAAGTCACAGCACCATCAATTCGCGAAGCTGTTTCAAAAATtctgaggcccaacccggagctcGCTGACTCGATCTACAAAAAGTGTGTGGGATTGAGCAACTGGTATGGTGTCATCCCAGCACTGTGGCCGAAGGCAAAGTACGTGTATGGCATCATGACAGGGTCCATGGAGCCATACCTGAAGAAGTTAAGGCATTATGCTGGGAACTTGCCACTGATAAGTGCTGACTATggtgcatctgaaggatggattGGCTCTAACATAGACCCCACAGTGCCACCTGAACAAGCCACATATGCAGTTTTGCCACATACTGGTTATTTTGAGTTCATTCCTTTGGAGAAACCAACAGGGGAGGAGACGGAGAACAGCGCCAATGTTCATTACATTGAATCCGAGCCGGTTGGCTTAACTGAAGTCGAGGTCGGCAAAATCTATGAAGTTGTTCTAACTAACTTTGCAG GCCTATATCGTTACAGACTGGGAGACCTCGTGAAGATAGCTAGCTTCCACAACTCAACACCAAAGCTCCAATTTATCTGCCGCAGAAGCCTAGTGCTGAGCATCAACATCGACAAGAACACCGAGAAAGACCTTCAGCTAGCCGTTGAGGAGGCAGCGAAGCTCCTGGAAGGGGAGAAGCTGGAAATAGTGGATTTCACAAGCTACGTGGAAAAGTCGACCGATCCGAGCCGCTACGTGGTGTTCTGGGAGCTGAGCTCTGAAGCCAGTGATGAGGTCCTAAGTGGCTGCGCAAACGCCTTGGATCTAGCATTTTTAGATGCGGGCTACATGGGCTCAAGGAAGAATAAGACCATTGGCCCCCTCGAGCTCCGGATACTCAGGAAGGGAACCTTCAAAGAGATCCTGGTTCACTTCCTGAGCCTCGGCGGCGCTGTGAGCCAGTTCAAGACGCCTCGGTTTGTGAACCCGTCCAACGGCAAACTGCTGCAGATACTGAACCGGAATGTCACCCAGAGTTACTTCAGTACTGCCTATGGGCTATGA